In one Candidatus Nomurabacteria bacterium genomic region, the following are encoded:
- a CDS encoding WecB/TagA/CpsF family glycosyltransferase — MDEKGIGDLANEEASMRLSQFDPQIVLVAFGHPKQELWIEQHKTDYPSLKAIMGVGGTFDYWSGAVKRAPRWMRQVGLEWLWRVFIEPKRIKRILMR; from the coding sequence GTGGATGAGAAAGGCATTGGTGATCTTGCAAACGAAGAAGCCTCGATGAGATTGTCGCAATTTGATCCGCAGATTGTCCTTGTTGCTTTTGGACATCCCAAGCAAGAGCTATGGATCGAACAACACAAAACGGACTATCCTTCGCTAAAAGCGATCATGGGTGTTGGTGGAACATTCGACTATTGGTCAGGTGCGGTAAAACGAGCACCAAGATGGATGAGGCAAGTAGGGCTTGAGTGGCTTTGGCGTGTATTTATTGAGCCAAAACGCATTAAACGTATTTTGATGCGGTGA
- a CDS encoding M23 family metallopeptidase, which produces MYELRQQRQEEASNAADLEMRIKDKLNQIDKALARGDVLFSWPFRVTRISAHFHDKTYPYRNLFEHPGTDLPTPVGTQVKAAAGGYVAFTRTGKQYGNYLMIVHPGGYATIYAHLSAFKVKADSYVERGDVIALSGGAAGAPGSGLSTGPHLHFELRKDGIPIDAEPYLPDL; this is translated from the coding sequence ATGTATGAACTGCGTCAGCAACGACAAGAAGAAGCGTCAAATGCTGCTGATCTAGAGATGCGTATTAAAGACAAGCTAAACCAAATCGATAAAGCGTTAGCGAGAGGTGATGTTTTGTTTAGTTGGCCATTTCGAGTAACGCGAATATCGGCACATTTTCACGATAAGACCTACCCGTATCGAAACTTGTTTGAACATCCAGGAACAGACTTGCCGACGCCTGTTGGTACTCAAGTAAAAGCTGCTGCCGGTGGATACGTTGCCTTTACCCGTACAGGTAAACAATACGGTAATTATTTGATGATCGTTCATCCAGGCGGCTATGCAACGATCTATGCGCATTTGTCTGCCTTTAAAGTCAAAGCTGATAGCTATGTAGAGCGTGGTGATGTGATTGCATTATCCGGAGGTGCTGCAGGTGCTCCAGGATCCGGCCTATCTACAGGCCCTCATCTTCACTTCGAATTACGTAAAGACGGTATCCCAATAGATGCCGAGCCTTATTTGCCTGATCTTTGA